From the genome of Mixophyes fleayi isolate aMixFle1 chromosome 2, aMixFle1.hap1, whole genome shotgun sequence, one region includes:
- the KPNA3 gene encoding importin subunit alpha-4, translated as MAESASLENHRIKSFKNKGRDVETMRRHRNELTIELRKNKRDEHLLKKRNVPQEESLEDSDVDGDFKSQNVTLEAILQNATSDNPTTQLSAVQAARKLLSSDRNPPIDDLIKSGILPILVKCLEADDNPSLQFEAAWALTNIASGTSAQTEAVVQSNAVPLFLRLLHSVHQNVCEQAVWALGNIIGDGPQCRDYVISLGVVKPLLSFINPSIPITFLRNVTWVIVNLCRNKDPPPPMETVQEILPALCVLIYHTDINILVDTVWALSYLTDGGNEQIQMVIDSGVVPFLVPLLSHQEVKVQTAALRAVGNIVTGTDEQTQVVLNCDVLAHFQNLLTHPKEKINKEAVWFLSNITAGNQQQVQAVIDAGLIPMIIHQLAKGDFGTQKEAAWAISNLTISGRKDQVEYLVQQNVIPPFCNLLAVKDSQVVQVVLDGLKNILIMAGEEASTIAEIIEECGGLEKIEALQQHENEEIYKLAFEIIDQYFSGDDIDEDQSLIPGATQGGTYNFEPSANLQTKEFNF; from the exons ACTATGAGAAGACACAGAAATGAATTGACCATTGAGCTACGAAag aACAAAAGAGATGAGCACCTCTTGAAAAAGAGAAATGTTCCTCAAGAAGAAAGTTTAGAGGACTCTGATGTTGATGGAGATTTCAAATCG CAAAATGTAACACTAGAAGCAATACTACag aATGCTACCAGTGATAATCCAACAACTCAACTAAGTGCTGTACAGGCAGCAAG AAAGTTGCTATCCAGTGATAGAAATCCACCCATCGATGACCTCATAAAGTCTGGAATTCTGCCAATATTGGTGAAATGCTTAGAGGCAGATGATAA CCCTTCTTTACAGTTTGAGGCTGCCTGGGCATTAACCAATATAGCCTCGGGGACATCTGCACAAACTGAAGCAGTGGTCCAGTCCA aTGCTGTTCCATTGTTTCTGAGGCTGCTCCATTCTGTGCATCAAAATGTTTGTGAGCAAGCAGTCTGGGCACTGGGGAATATTATTG GTGATGGTCCTCAGTGTAGAGATTATGTTATCTCACTTGGAGTTGTTAAACCGCTCCTGTCTTTCATCAATCCTTCCATCCCCATCACCTTCCTCCGGAACGTCACATGGGTCATTGTAAATCTGTGCAGGAATAAGGACCCTCCACCGCCCATGGAGACTGTGCAGGAG attTTGCCTGCTCTGTGTGTCCTAATATACCATACAGATATTAAT atTCTAGTGGATACAGTATGGGCTTTGTCTTACTTAACTGATGGTGGCAATGAACAAATACAGATGGTGATAGATTCTGGAGTTGTGCCATTTTTAGTTCCACTTCTGAGTCATCAGGAAGTAAAAGTTCAG ACAGCAGCATTGAGAGCGGTTGGTAACATAGTGACTGGCACAGACGAGCAGACCCAAGTGGTGTTAAACTGTGATGTTCTCGCCCATTTTCAAAACCTACTGACGCATCCTAAGGAGAAAATAAACAAg GAAGCAGTTTGGTTCCTGTCCAATATCACAGCTGGGAATCAGCAACAGGTTCAAGCCGTTATTGATGCTGGACTTATTCCCATGATCATACATCAGCTGGCCAAG GGAGACTTTGGAACCCAGAAAGAAGCGGCCTGGGCGATCAGCAACTTGACTATAAGTGGACGCAAAGACCAG GTTGAATACCTCGTCCAACAGAATGTCATCCCACCCTTTTGCAATTTATTGGCTGTGAAAGATTCACAAGTTGTCCAGGTGGTTTTGGACGGCTTGAAAAACATACTGATAATGGCAGGAGAAGAAGCAAGCACAATTGCAGAGATCATAGAGGAGTGTGGAG GTTTGGAAAAAATCGAGGCACTGCAGCAGCATGAGAATGAAGAAATTTACAAACTTGCATTTGAAATCATCGATCAGTATTTCTCTGGCGACGAT ATTGATGAAGATCAAAGCCTCATTCCTGGAGCCACCCAGGGAGGTACCTACAACTTTGAGCCGTCAGCCAACCTTCAGACAAAAGAATTTAACTTCTAA